The genomic window taaatgtctttaaagtgttctgaaacaaaacagacataaaacaagATCCGACCCACACgatttaaaaatctgtaacacaaaaggaagaaaaatgaacttaatatttaatcagcatttgttgttttctcagatATTCCCCAGGAAATAGtccaataataaaaacaaatactcaGAGCCTAATTCAGAGTTCAGGTtcaactcaatgactgcaaggcagctgcaaaacaagcccaaatcaccatccctccaccaccgtgctttacAGCTGTATGAGGTGTTTGTATTCAAACGTATTCAggttcaaaacaaactttaacgttttaactgaaataatcagtttgctgcagttcttcctaataataataaaagttttgttctctttatttTGTCATGCTGGAGTCGAAACTTTAAGTCTACATTTTGTACTTTAATTGGCAAATCTTTGTTTAGATCTTATGTTGTGGTAAacttaattaaactttaaatgatgttataCTGTGACATATaactgagctacagagctccaaagaggactGAGTTTTCTCACTCGTTTTGACAAACTTCTGTTGTCTATCAGGAActttcttagtttttttgtaaatgtttttgcagaCATGAGGCGTCGACACCTGACTGCTGTCGTCAAATTAAAACCCGTGGATTACCCTGAGCATCATCAGGCAGGCAGCCGCTGGATGTTTTATCTCGACTCGGATGACTCAGAGAAAAACTGACCCTGAGCGTTTAAACCCAACTCTCAGTTCTAACATCATGTTGTAAAGAAAGATTCAAATGAAAAGGGAAATTATACAATAAGAAACTACCAACAGAAAGAGAAGTTTCTATTTTCTGTGGAATTTTGTGAAGTGTTTTTTCAGAGAATCGTGTCGTGTAAAAGCTGCCCCACAGACGTCGCAGCTGAAGGGTTTCACTCCTGTGTGAACAGACATGTGTGCCGTGAGACGAGAGTTCCTTCCAAATGCTTTCCCACACTCTTTACAAGAAAAGCGTCCTTTTCCAGTGGAAACATCCTTACCACTTAAATGAACTGACATGTGACTCTTCAGATCTGCCTTTCGGAGAAAtcttttatcacatttatcACAAACATACGGCTCCTCTACTGTGTGAAGTTTAACATGTCTGCAAAGAGTTTCCTCTCGAGTGAAACTTGCATCACAATAAACGCAGACAAACAGTTTGACTTTGGTGTGACTTATCAAGTGTCTGTTGAGGTCACGACTGCGTGTGAACCGTTTGTTACAACTACTGCAGGCAAACGGCCGTTCTCCTGTGTGAATTGCCATGTGCTGTTTTAAATTTCCCTTTGTGCTCAACGTTTTCTCACACACCTTACACTGAAAGTGTTTCTCGCTGGTGTGGAGTTTCACGTGGCGATTAAGAGTAAGTAAATGGCTGAATGCTTTTCCACATTCATCACAGGCAAATTGTTTCTCTCCGGTGTGCTGGGCCATGTGAAATTTAAGATGTTGATGAAAGTTAAACGTTTTACCACATTTATCACAAACAAACGGTTTCTCGCCGGTATGGAGCCTCATGTGATATTTCAGATAATGTTTatggtaaaatgttttactacatttattACAAGCAaacggtttctctcctgtgtggccTGCTATATGATATTTTAGATTATGCctaaagtgaaatgttttaccACATTTATCACAAGCAAATGGTTTCTCTCCCGTGTGGAGCCTCATGTGATATTTCAGATAATGTTGGTAGTAAAATGTTTTGCCACATTTATCACAAGGAAAGAGTTTTGTTCTTGTGTGCCGGGCCATGTGACATTTAAGATTGTGCTGAAAGTGAAACGTTTTACCACATTTATCACAGGCAAACGGTTTCTCTCCGGTGTGAATCCTCATGTGATGTTTAAGATAATACTGATCTCTGAACATTTTACCACAATCATCACAAGCAAATTTTTTCTCTCGTGAATCAGGTCCAGAACTTTTCTTCTCAGCCAAACTGGAAGATCTTTCCCCTGAATGAGAAGTCATGTGGTTCTGAAGAGGAGTTCTCCTGGATCCAGAACCTGACATGTTTTTATCCAAGTCATCATAATCATCACTGTCTTCAGTCTCTGAGGAGTCTGAAATCTTTCCATTAGTGTTTGGCTGTAAATGAGTGTCTGGATCATGGTTCatgtctggttctggttctggttctggttctggttctggtcctccACAGCCTTGAGGTTTcgcctcctcttcctgctctaTGTGGAGGAGTTCTGGGCCCTGCTGGTTCAGACTGGAGCTCCACAGATGAGGAACTTCTTCTTTAACCTCCAACAGCTGCTGGTCACCTGCAGGAGACACACAGACGTCGAAGTtaagtgagttttttttgttgttgtaattaCACAGAGTGTAACGATACTTTCAGCTCAGAAGATAAAATATAAGCTGGAAAAATCCTTTTATTAATCCTTCTTGGAGGTTTTGCAATAAACTCAACTGACTGGCCTCTCTTGTCTCACACGTCTCCTCCAACTGtagaactaaactaaacacgACCTTCGACCTTCTCAGTAAAGCTGTGTGACCTAAAAAATACCAGATAAATCAGCTTCAAATGAACAGCTGCTTTGCAGAGAGACTGAGGGTTACAAGTGAGACTGTTTATGTTTCTACAATACTTAAGGAAAAATGACTCCTAGCTTTGAAGAGACTATTTTGAGGAAAAATATTCTGGAAACTTGGATATGAACTTTCTGCACTCGGGAGAGATCTGAGAGAAAACCGTAAGTTGTAAAACAGCGAGAGAAGGAATGGGACgaagacaaaaatgtccacAGTTTAATGTATGATCAGTAATAAAGGTGCTTCGATGTATATAAATGTGCAGCCTTACTTACATTATGGATGCATTTTGATCCCCAAACTGCTGCAGTTTGAAGGCTCTGTAGATTTGCTCAGTTGTGCTCAGTCAGAGTAAACAGGAAGCCCATTTTTTCaacagcaaataataaaaacaatctggTTTTTACctggttctaaaattattcttGTGGCAAACCTTAACAAAGAGTtaagttagcaggttaaaggtcatgatgggacaattagaaaaagactgaagaagTCTGACTTGTTTGGGAGGGCAGCAGCACAAAAGAATGGGCCAAagttcctccacaaccatgtgagagactgatagaGTCCTACAGGAAACCACCGCCTCGaaacattaattattttagaaaataaaatggactttGTCGGGTCCtaaggttctacaagctgctggatctgCAGCTGGATGCAGCTTCACATTCATGAtataaataatgattttataaaactggttgttttcttctgtgtttgaggttagatttaaacatttcagaaccaagtaaagaccagattatttttattctgtcctGTGAATAAAAGAAATCCTCAACATCACAGTGAACATCTGAGAAGGTCCAAAGAGTTTCATCTGACCTGACCGCCAATCGGCTCTGGATCCTgttggtcctggttctggttctggtcctccacagtcctctccatcagtttctgttttcatctgttcagctgagctgCAGGTTGGAGGTTCTGTCTCTCTCCTGTCCTCAGTTTTGATCAGATGAAGCTGGAATAACTCAGGTTTCTCCTCATCATCTTCACTCTTCACAGGACTGAACAGAATCCCAGAGTATTCAGTcagctgctcttcctcctgGTTGATCCacacttcctcctcttcctgctttATGTGAAGGGGTtctgggtcctgctggtccaGACTGGAGCTCCACAGATGAggaacttcttcttcttcttctttaacctccagcagctgctggtcATCTACAGGAGACACATGGACATCATGTGGGATTTCTCTAATCACACAAAGGTTGATGAAGACATTAACCTTATAGATATCATCACTGGTTTTGAATCTAATGGATACAACTTCAATATAATTAAGATTTGTTcataaagttattaaaacaggttaaattattaacatttGAACCAAGAAGGTTTTGCTTCACTTAAATCTCCCTTTTCAGTCAGTCAGAACAAGATATTAACTAACATATGATCTGAATAAATTGGAGCATTAAGGagcagattgtttttattttttgtttatgtttttagcaGCGCTATGCTAAGCTAACAGTTAGCCGTTTTGTCCTGGCTGTATAAAAACTCCTCATTAAATCTGATTCTTCTTACCTGTTCGGTTCAGACCAACATCCTGCTGCTGATGGACACAGACAGCTTTCATCTCCACTTTCTTCTCGAGAAGCAGACTTTCAGTCCTGTTCTGATGAAGATGATCCACTTTGTTCATGGtctgttctctttaaaacaaactgaaggctCGTTTGACACCAACTCGGCCTGATGATCAACACCGATCACCTCACACTGCAGCCGGATATATATATTCTGTCTTCTAGACAACATGAACACTTCATATCATTTTTATAATC from Kryptolebias marmoratus isolate JLee-2015 linkage group LG17, ASM164957v2, whole genome shotgun sequence includes these protein-coding regions:
- the LOC108245611 gene encoding gastrula zinc finger protein XlCGF57.1-like, which encodes MNKVDHLHQNRTESLLLEKKVEMKAVCVHQQQDVGLNRTDDQQLLEVKEEEEEVPHLWSSSLDQQDPEPLHIKQEEEEVWINQEEEQLTEYSGILFSPVKSEDDEEKPELFQLHLIKTEDRRETEPPTCSSAEQMKTETDGEDCGGPEPEPGPTGSRADWRSGDQQLLEVKEEVPHLWSSSLNQQGPELLHIEQEEEAKPQGCGGPEPEPEPEPEPDMNHDPDTHLQPNTNGKISDSSETEDSDDYDDLDKNMSGSGSRRTPLQNHMTSHSGERSSSLAEKKSSGPDSREKKFACDDCGKMFRDQYYLKHHMRIHTGEKPFACDKCGKTFHFQHNLKCHMARHTRTKLFPCDKCGKTFYYQHYLKYHMRLHTGEKPFACDKCGKTFHFRHNLKYHIAGHTGEKPFACNKCSKTFYHKHYLKYHMRLHTGEKPFVCDKCGKTFNFHQHLKFHMAQHTGEKQFACDECGKAFSHLLTLNRHVKLHTSEKHFQCKVCEKTLSTKGNLKQHMAIHTGERPFACSSCNKRFTRSRDLNRHLISHTKVKLFVCVYCDASFTREETLCRHVKLHTVEEPYVCDKCDKRFLRKADLKSHMSVHLSGKDVSTGKGRFSCKECGKAFGRNSRLTAHMSVHTGVKPFSCDVCGAAFTRHDSLKKHFTKFHRK